The Streptomyces sp. NBC_01353 genome contains a region encoding:
- a CDS encoding DUF397 domain-containing protein, translating to MSETLHWFKSSYSDSGGGECVEVAFDWRKSSYSDDGGGSCVEVATCPHSVHLRDSKVPDGPSFAVAPASWSAFLAACQD from the coding sequence ATGAGCGAAACCCTGCACTGGTTCAAGTCCAGCTACAGCGACAGCGGTGGCGGCGAGTGCGTCGAAGTCGCCTTCGACTGGCGCAAGTCGAGCTACAGCGACGACGGCGGCGGAAGCTGCGTCGAGGTCGCCACCTGCCCCCACTCCGTCCACCTCCGCGACTCCAAGGTCCCCGACGGCCCCAGCTTCGCCGTCGCTCCGGCCTCGTGGTCCGCGTTCCTGGCCGCCTGCCAGGACTGA
- a CDS encoding helix-turn-helix transcriptional regulator has translation MARAENKETAGPAARMAAAVAKRLRLKKGWTQEQLGARMGYTGAAISAMECLSQPVSDEMLVKLEEVLGDGTGIFEEMRELVRLEKLPLQFRGYAPIEQKAVSLRLYANHIVHGLFQTEAYARALIAGGYPEQTEERVEELVVGRIARNALFDRKPPCEIELVLDESVLRRPIGSEEIMRKQLTHLAQCARRRNVNLQVLTLDAGLGGEYAGDRGNLTLIETPSHDHLTFLEVQGESLLITERAKVSTHTQRYAKIRAQALDPRESLGLIERLAGEQR, from the coding sequence ATGGCGCGTGCAGAGAACAAGGAAACGGCGGGTCCGGCGGCGCGGATGGCGGCCGCGGTGGCGAAGAGATTGCGGTTGAAGAAAGGCTGGACGCAAGAGCAGTTGGGGGCGCGAATGGGTTACACCGGCGCGGCCATCAGCGCCATGGAGTGCCTTTCGCAACCGGTGAGCGACGAGATGCTGGTGAAGCTGGAGGAGGTACTGGGGGACGGTACGGGCATCTTCGAGGAGATGCGGGAGCTGGTGCGGTTGGAGAAGTTGCCGCTGCAGTTCCGTGGCTACGCACCGATCGAACAGAAGGCCGTCAGCCTGCGCCTGTACGCGAACCACATCGTGCACGGCCTCTTCCAGACGGAGGCGTACGCGCGGGCTCTGATCGCGGGTGGATATCCCGAGCAGACAGAGGAGCGGGTGGAAGAGCTGGTGGTCGGACGTATCGCGCGCAATGCGCTCTTCGACCGCAAGCCTCCGTGCGAGATCGAGCTGGTGCTGGACGAGTCGGTCCTGCGGCGGCCGATCGGGAGCGAGGAGATCATGCGCAAGCAGCTCACGCATCTCGCGCAGTGCGCACGAAGGCGGAATGTGAACCTTCAGGTCCTGACTCTGGACGCCGGACTCGGCGGCGAGTACGCAGGCGATCGAGGGAACCTGACCCTGATCGAAACCCCCTCCCACGACCACCTGACCTTCCTGGAAGTCCAGGGCGAGAGCCTGTTGATCACTGAGCGGGCAAAGGTCAGTACGCACACACAGCGGTATGCGAAGATCCGGGCACAGGCCCTGGACCCCCGCGAGTCACTGGGCCTCATCGAGCGGCTGGCAGGAGAACAGAGATGA